Proteins encoded together in one Bacteroides ovatus window:
- a CDS encoding C10 family peptidase, protein MKKHFYFLCAIASLFTIYSCTNDVSEDFISQKKVKLTQDEVFSISYDETKDLEEKTLFNMVSAFANLQNGTTTRSNATSFKIVKESFINKEGEFKKQEQATRAINNDDITSKICEIEFSNGSSIGRAIVSANANFPALIAFIPKCSSEKMMEQTGASKLLHASKASYLYNTIKMKEAVDSLRLPTLEKISKELEIPINEVSYEAVKNYITITDAEPTTRSTAVQIGDIEMQIYHDKSIFPLVKTNWGQEDPYNGWFSNIDRDGLRDWVRTQDGGKNFTSVPAGCVNIAMAQMMTYTHCNKRPPVAFLIPTGKYEVQTGMTFIPNWDQMTKTPKLDDPGAGGIIDAQRLILDLYIENKTTSKKDWDNAVISSEVSEQNMLKTMNKYFKYQAKAAFNGDMAWAALRDKHLVLMLTSDHAFIISGILVTEKAISTRELVKRNDVYWHANLGWADECTGFYQLDSNANTYFQANAVQEWAHKMDYLNNIYAK, encoded by the coding sequence ATGAAAAAACATTTCTATTTTTTATGTGCAATAGCCAGCCTATTCACCATCTATTCGTGTACGAATGATGTTTCAGAAGATTTTATCTCTCAAAAGAAAGTCAAACTAACACAAGATGAAGTCTTTAGCATCTCCTATGATGAAACAAAAGATTTGGAAGAGAAAACTCTTTTCAACATGGTAAGTGCCTTTGCTAATCTGCAAAACGGAACAACGACAAGAAGCAATGCAACTTCCTTTAAGATTGTAAAAGAGAGTTTTATTAATAAAGAGGGAGAATTCAAAAAACAAGAGCAAGCAACAAGAGCCATTAACAATGACGATATCACATCGAAAATTTGCGAAATCGAATTTAGTAATGGCTCTTCTATCGGTCGTGCTATAGTTTCAGCGAATGCAAATTTTCCTGCCCTCATTGCCTTCATTCCTAAATGTAGTAGTGAAAAAATGATGGAGCAAACAGGAGCTAGTAAACTATTACATGCTTCAAAAGCAAGCTATCTCTATAATACAATAAAGATGAAAGAAGCTGTAGACTCTTTACGACTTCCAACACTTGAAAAGATTAGTAAAGAACTGGAAATACCTATAAATGAGGTTTCTTATGAGGCAGTCAAAAACTATATAACTATTACTGATGCAGAACCTACAACCAGATCAACTGCTGTACAAATAGGAGATATAGAAATGCAAATCTATCATGACAAATCTATATTTCCTCTAGTAAAAACAAATTGGGGACAAGAGGATCCTTATAATGGATGGTTCTCTAATATAGATAGAGATGGTTTACGAGACTGGGTAAGAACACAAGATGGAGGAAAGAATTTCACATCAGTTCCTGCTGGATGTGTGAATATTGCTATGGCGCAGATGATGACATATACTCACTGTAATAAAAGGCCTCCAGTTGCATTTCTAATCCCTACAGGAAAGTATGAAGTACAAACAGGTATGACTTTCATTCCCAATTGGGATCAAATGACAAAGACCCCTAAATTAGATGACCCAGGCGCAGGAGGCATAATTGATGCCCAGCGCCTAATTCTAGACCTCTATATCGAAAACAAAACCACATCTAAAAAAGACTGGGATAATGCTGTTATCTCGAGTGAAGTTTCAGAACAGAATATGCTAAAGACAATGAACAAATACTTTAAATACCAAGCTAAGGCAGCTTTTAATGGTGACATGGCGTGGGCAGCATTACGAGACAAGCATTTGGTTCTAATGTTAACTTCTGATCACGCCTTCATCATATCCGGTATACTGGTTACAGAAAAAGCCATTTCGACTCGCGAACTAGTGAAAAGAAACGATGTTTATTGGCACGCTAATTTAGGATGGGCAGATGAATGTACTGGATTCTACCAATTGGACAGCAATGCCAACACATATTTTCAGGCAAATGCCGTTCAAGAATGGGCTCATAAGATGGATTACTTAAATAATATTTATGCTAAATAG
- a CDS encoding C10 family peptidase, translated as MLNNRYLIYLFIISFLFSSCTDSNIANKFDNEKAENDQIVLTPEEFASIAYDNPQELTIEEISNIVANFQNNIEVGDKIATRNSETTKISIRKKYYVAEENNIIKNIADTRSTTSKGPTVPIFEVELSNNEGNKSLAVICGDERVPEVLYYVDNYTSHSEIATEARYLLELSKKNVFLDIQQIECMRSTKRDSTLHKIAQQLNIPQKNVSYSDFKDRIITTDEISTRNNNPGNQSGGVSRPQSNVVGFVNPLSKVSWTQNDPYNYGRPIMMIYDGYGGEREGHLAVGCANVAIGILFSIVKPDMYLANSQKVDWDYATSVEFIKFTQGYPEASSPEDLVNMITGLFAQIATATDSHPSYEEKDLLDVNTGKTYKKSVITQTETPTINTINYLKSMVNFYGNQNNKFNGNLAKQSLFERKPVFLCGPGHIVDDNGKILGNGGGHAWLIDGVVITKRQHQAGYDHYWSVNMGWGKRSRVYFRTSNDLQDCDVVFPDDDNNNIAYYTQEMTMLYNITRK; from the coding sequence ATGCTAAATAACAGATACTTAATATATCTATTCATCATTTCCTTTCTTTTTTCATCATGTACAGATAGCAACATTGCCAATAAGTTTGATAATGAAAAAGCTGAAAATGACCAGATAGTTTTAACTCCAGAAGAGTTCGCTAGCATTGCGTATGACAATCCGCAAGAACTGACTATAGAAGAAATCAGCAATATTGTTGCTAATTTCCAAAATAATATAGAAGTTGGAGATAAAATAGCTACACGAAACTCTGAAACAACAAAAATATCTATAAGAAAGAAGTATTATGTTGCCGAGGAAAACAACATCATTAAAAATATAGCCGATACCCGCTCGACAACATCCAAAGGGCCCACAGTTCCAATATTCGAGGTTGAATTATCCAATAATGAGGGAAATAAAAGTCTAGCTGTCATATGTGGAGACGAGAGAGTGCCGGAAGTTCTTTACTATGTGGACAATTATACTTCGCATTCCGAAATTGCCACGGAAGCACGTTATCTATTGGAACTATCTAAAAAAAATGTCTTTTTAGATATCCAGCAAATAGAATGTATGAGATCTACAAAAAGGGATTCCACTTTACATAAAATAGCCCAACAATTAAACATCCCGCAGAAAAATGTTTCCTATTCTGACTTTAAAGACCGAATTATAACAACGGATGAGATATCAACTAGAAATAATAATCCTGGAAATCAGTCTGGAGGCGTAAGCAGACCTCAATCCAATGTAGTAGGTTTTGTCAATCCTTTATCTAAAGTTTCATGGACTCAGAATGATCCATACAACTACGGCAGGCCTATAATGATGATCTACGACGGATATGGAGGTGAGCGTGAAGGGCATCTTGCTGTAGGATGTGCCAATGTAGCAATCGGAATATTGTTCAGCATAGTGAAACCAGACATGTATTTAGCTAATAGTCAAAAGGTTGACTGGGATTATGCAACATCAGTCGAATTCATCAAATTTACCCAAGGATATCCAGAAGCTAGTTCACCTGAAGATCTGGTAAATATGATTACAGGATTATTTGCACAGATTGCCACAGCAACAGATTCACACCCCTCTTATGAAGAAAAGGACTTATTAGATGTCAATACAGGAAAAACATATAAAAAATCAGTGATTACTCAAACAGAAACTCCTACAATCAATACCATAAATTATTTAAAGAGTATGGTTAATTTCTACGGGAACCAAAATAACAAGTTTAATGGCAATCTAGCAAAACAATCTTTATTTGAAAGAAAACCTGTTTTTCTTTGTGGGCCCGGACATATTGTAGACGACAATGGTAAGATTCTAGGTAATGGGGGAGGACACGCATGGCTAATCGATGGGGTTGTTATTACGAAGCGTCAGCACCAAGCCGGATATGACCATTACTGGTCAGTAAATATGGGATGGGGGAAAAGATCTAGAGTTTACTTTAGAACAAGTAATGACCTGCAGGATTGCGATGTTGTATTTCCAGACGACGATAATAATAATATTGCATATTACACGCAGGAAATGACTATGCTATATAATATAACTAGAAAATAA